The Shewanella sp. MTB7 genome includes a window with the following:
- the cspE gene encoding transcription antiterminator/RNA stability regulator CspE, translated as MSNSTTGIVKWFNEDKGFGFITQDNGGADVFVHFRSIASEGFKTLAEGQKVSFEVEQGQKGPQAANVVAI; from the coding sequence ATGTCTAATTCAACAACTGGTATCGTAAAATGGTTTAACGAAGATAAAGGTTTTGGTTTCATTACTCAAGACAATGGCGGCGCTGACGTGTTCGTTCACTTCCGTTCAATTGCTTCTGAAGGTTTCAAGACTTTAGCAGAAGGCCAAAAAGTATCTTTCGAAGTAGAGCAGGGTCAAAAAGGCCCTCAAGCAGCTAACGTAGTTGCTATCTAA